Proteins from one methanogenic archaeon mixed culture ISO4-G1 genomic window:
- a CDS encoding SPFH domain/Band 7 family protein, with amino-acid sequence MGLIKAITTSVSTSLSDQWKEFFYCEAIPKDILMVKGVKRVGPRSTNTKGSDNIISNGSGIAVADGQCMIIVEQGKVVELCAEPGQYTFDKSLEPSIFSGSLGSSIINTFKVMGRRITYGGDTGRDQRVYYFNTKELLGNEFSTPIPIPFRVVDPNINLDIDVSVRCSGVFSYKIDDPILFYTNVCGNVTDQYPRSEINGQLITEFQAALQPGFGKLSAMGLRPNQLVSHTEELQDAMNEALSSKWGETRGLKIVSIGIGSVTLPPEDAELIKNAQKAAILRDPSMAGATLVEAQASALKAAASNEAGAMTGLVGMGFVSQVSGSGMGAQGYYDMANQQQKQAPAQQAAPAANGWKCSCGTMATGKFCPECGAKKPESDSWTCKCGTVNKGKFCQECGSKRPEGPRTYKCSKCGWVPEDPAKPPKFCPECGDPFNTDDSA; translated from the coding sequence ATGGGACTAATCAAGGCAATCACCACTTCAGTTAGCACATCACTGTCTGACCAGTGGAAGGAGTTCTTCTACTGCGAGGCGATCCCCAAGGACATCCTGATGGTCAAGGGTGTCAAGCGCGTGGGGCCCCGTTCTACCAACACCAAAGGCAGCGACAACATCATCAGCAACGGATCGGGCATTGCCGTCGCGGACGGACAGTGCATGATCATCGTCGAGCAGGGAAAAGTCGTCGAGCTGTGTGCCGAGCCGGGACAGTACACCTTCGACAAGTCCCTGGAACCCAGCATCTTCAGCGGAAGCCTGGGCTCGAGCATCATCAACACGTTCAAGGTCATGGGGAGACGTATCACCTACGGCGGCGACACCGGAAGGGACCAGCGCGTCTACTACTTCAACACCAAGGAGCTCCTCGGCAACGAGTTCTCAACTCCCATCCCGATCCCGTTCCGCGTCGTGGACCCCAACATCAATCTGGACATCGATGTCTCGGTCCGCTGCTCGGGAGTGTTCTCGTACAAAATCGATGACCCCATACTGTTCTACACCAACGTCTGCGGCAACGTCACGGACCAGTATCCCAGGTCCGAGATCAACGGCCAGCTCATCACCGAGTTCCAGGCCGCACTCCAACCCGGATTCGGGAAACTCTCCGCGATGGGACTGCGCCCCAACCAGCTTGTATCTCACACAGAGGAGCTCCAGGATGCCATGAACGAGGCCCTGTCCAGCAAGTGGGGAGAGACCCGCGGACTGAAGATTGTCAGCATCGGTATCGGATCGGTCACCCTGCCTCCGGAGGATGCGGAGCTCATCAAGAACGCCCAGAAGGCGGCCATACTGCGCGACCCGTCGATGGCGGGAGCGACCCTCGTGGAGGCACAGGCCTCCGCCCTCAAGGCAGCGGCCAGCAACGAGGCCGGTGCCATGACCGGACTGGTCGGAATGGGATTCGTGAGCCAGGTCTCCGGGTCCGGTATGGGCGCACAGGGCTACTACGATATGGCCAACCAGCAGCAGAAGCAGGCCCCTGCACAGCAGGCAGCCCCGGCAGCGAACGGCTGGAAGTGCTCCTGCGGAACCATGGCCACCGGCAAGTTCTGCCCCGAGTGCGGTGCGAAGAAGCCCGAATCGGACAGCTGGACCTGCAAATGCGGAACCGTTAACAAAGGGAAGTTCTGCCAGGAATGCGGGTCCAAGAGGCCCGAGGGTCCGCGCACCTACAAGTGCAGCAAGTGCGGATGGGTCCCCGAGGATCCGGCCAAGCCCCCGAAGTTCTGTCCGGAATGCGGCGACCCGTTCAACACCGACGACTCGGCCTGA